In the genome of Dickeya fangzhongdai, one region contains:
- the galE gene encoding UDP-glucose 4-epimerase GalE, with product MKVLVTGGSGYIGSHTCVQLIAAGHQPVILDNLCNSKSSVADAITRVSGQAPVFYQGDIRDRALLQTIFAEHDIGAVIHFAGLKAVGESVREPISYYDNNVYGTLTLVEAMKQAGVKTLIFSSSATVYGDQPQIPYQESFPTGTPASPYGRSKLMVEQILQDLQRAEPDWSVVLLRYFNPVGAHPSGEMGEDPQGVPNNLMPYIAQVAVGRRDSLAIFGNDYPTVDGTGVRDYIHVVDLAEGHVAAMNTLHGKPGVHTYNLGAGVGYSVLQVVEAFSRACGKQLPYHFAPRRDGDLPAYWADAEKAARELNWRVSRTLDEMAADTWRWQSRHPNGFSD from the coding sequence ATGAAAGTATTGGTTACAGGTGGTAGCGGTTACATAGGCAGCCATACCTGTGTGCAACTGATCGCCGCCGGCCATCAGCCGGTTATTCTCGACAACCTGTGCAACAGCAAATCCAGCGTGGCCGACGCCATTACCCGTGTCAGCGGGCAGGCGCCGGTATTCTATCAGGGCGATATCCGCGACCGCGCACTGCTGCAGACCATTTTTGCCGAACATGACATCGGCGCCGTGATCCACTTCGCGGGTCTCAAGGCGGTGGGCGAATCGGTCCGCGAGCCCATCAGCTACTACGACAACAACGTGTACGGCACGCTGACGCTGGTGGAAGCCATGAAACAGGCGGGCGTCAAGACGCTGATTTTCAGCTCCTCCGCCACCGTGTATGGCGACCAGCCGCAGATCCCGTATCAGGAAAGTTTCCCCACCGGCACCCCTGCCAGCCCCTACGGCCGCAGCAAACTGATGGTGGAGCAGATCCTGCAGGATTTGCAGCGCGCGGAACCGGACTGGAGCGTGGTGCTGCTGCGCTACTTCAACCCGGTGGGCGCGCATCCTTCGGGCGAAATGGGCGAAGATCCGCAGGGCGTACCCAATAACCTGATGCCTTACATCGCTCAGGTGGCGGTGGGCCGCCGCGACTCGCTGGCGATTTTCGGCAACGATTATCCGACCGTCGACGGCACCGGCGTGCGGGATTATATCCACGTGGTGGATTTGGCCGAGGGTCATGTCGCCGCCATGAATACCCTGCACGGCAAGCCCGGCGTACACACCTATAACCTCGGCGCCGGCGTAGGTTACAGCGTACTGCAGGTAGTGGAAGCCTTCAGCCGCGCCTGCGGCAAGCAACTGCCGTACCATTTCGCGCCCCGCCGTGACGGCGACCTGCCCGCTTACTGGGCCGACGCGGAAAAAGCCGCCCGCGAGCTTAACTGGCGCGTCAGCCGGACGCTGGACGAAATGGCCGCCGATACCTGGCGCTGGCAGTCCCGCCATCCGAATGGCTTTTCAGACTGA
- a CDS encoding efflux RND transporter permease subunit: MIAAVIRWSIKNRFLVLIATLLMAGWGVISLQKTPLDALPDLSDVQVIIRVSYPGKAPQVVENQVTYPLTTTMLSVPGAKTVRGFSMFGDAYVYVLFEDGTDPYWARSRVLEYLSQVQSTLPADAKASLGPDATGVGWIYEYALVDRTGQHSLADLRAIQDWLLKYELKTVPNVAEVASIGGMVRQYQVVLNPERLRALNVTHQQVIDALRAANQESGGSVIELGEAEYMVRTSGYLLKTEDFLNVAVGRRDGIPVLLQDVATLRQGPEMRRGIAELNGEGEVAGGVIVMRSGKNALETLRAVHARLQQVRQSLPAGVEIVTTYDRSPLIERAITTLSHKLLEEFVVVALVCSLFLFHFRSSLVAIISLPLGILGAFIIMRYQGINANIMSLGGIAIAIGAMVDAAIVMIENMHKVVEQWRHQHPDHEPDNATWWRLATQAATEVGPALFCSLLIITLSFIPVFSLEAQEGRMFSPLAFTKTYAMAVSAGLGITLVPVLMGYFVRGRIPDEQTNPLNRWLIALYQPVLRQVLRFPKTTLVVSLALLALTLFPLARLGSEFMPPLDEGDLLYMPSTLPGISPREAARLLQQTDRLIKTVPEVDSVFGKAGRADSATDPAPLTMLETTIRLKPREQWRPGMTMDKLIAELDQTVSIPGIANVWVPPIRNRLDMLATGIKSPVGIKVNGDNLHDIEQVAAQIEQVVKRVPGVTSALAERLAGGRYIDIDIDRVRAARYGVSVQELQSMVATLIGGENIGETLEGRQRYPINVRYPREIRDSVDAVKNLPVVTQGGARLTLSDLADVRVSEGPPMLKSENGRLSDWIYVDLRGRDLKSAVEDMQRQVAQQVTLPQGVSVSWSGQFEYLERATETMKLVVPFTLLIIFILLYVTFGQIKDALLIMGTLPFALIGGVWLLYLLGYNLSVAGAVGFIALAGVAAEFGVIMLLYLNHAVEKHRQPGQPLTDDQLTAAIREGAVLRVRPKMMTVATIMAGLLPIMWGGGTGSEIMQRIAAPMVGGMVSAPLLSMLVIPALFLLLHRNTVEKHTS, translated from the coding sequence ATGATTGCTGCGGTGATTCGCTGGTCGATCAAAAACCGTTTTCTGGTGCTGATCGCCACGCTGCTGATGGCCGGCTGGGGGGTGATTTCGCTGCAGAAAACGCCGCTGGATGCGCTGCCGGACCTCTCCGACGTACAGGTCATTATCCGCGTCAGCTATCCCGGCAAGGCGCCGCAGGTGGTAGAAAATCAGGTCACCTATCCGTTGACCACCACCATGCTGTCGGTGCCCGGCGCGAAGACCGTACGCGGTTTTTCCATGTTTGGCGACGCCTACGTCTATGTGCTGTTTGAGGATGGCACCGACCCTTACTGGGCGCGCTCCCGCGTGCTGGAATACCTGAGTCAGGTGCAATCCACCCTGCCCGCCGATGCCAAAGCCTCGCTGGGGCCGGACGCCACCGGAGTGGGCTGGATCTACGAATACGCGCTGGTCGACCGTACCGGTCAACACAGTCTGGCGGATTTACGCGCCATTCAGGACTGGCTGTTGAAATATGAACTGAAAACCGTGCCCAACGTGGCGGAAGTCGCCAGCATCGGCGGCATGGTGCGGCAATATCAGGTGGTGCTGAATCCGGAACGGCTGCGCGCGCTCAACGTGACGCATCAGCAGGTGATCGACGCGCTGCGGGCCGCCAATCAGGAAAGCGGCGGTTCGGTTATCGAACTGGGGGAAGCCGAGTACATGGTACGAACTTCCGGCTATCTGCTGAAAACGGAAGACTTTCTCAACGTGGCGGTGGGTCGGCGCGACGGCATTCCGGTGCTGTTGCAGGATGTCGCCACCTTACGACAAGGCCCGGAAATGCGCCGCGGCATCGCCGAGCTAAACGGCGAAGGCGAAGTGGCGGGCGGCGTTATCGTGATGCGCTCCGGCAAAAATGCGCTGGAAACGCTGCGGGCGGTGCATGCCCGCCTGCAACAGGTCCGCCAAAGCCTGCCCGCCGGGGTGGAAATCGTCACTACCTACGATCGCTCGCCGCTGATCGAACGCGCCATCACTACCCTCAGCCACAAACTGCTGGAAGAGTTTGTGGTGGTGGCGCTGGTGTGCTCGCTGTTCCTGTTTCACTTCCGCTCCTCGCTGGTGGCGATCATCAGCCTGCCGCTGGGGATTCTGGGCGCGTTTATCATCATGCGCTATCAGGGGATCAACGCCAACATCATGTCGCTGGGCGGGATAGCCATCGCCATCGGCGCCATGGTGGACGCGGCCATTGTGATGATCGAGAACATGCACAAGGTGGTGGAACAGTGGCGGCATCAGCACCCGGACCATGAACCGGATAATGCCACCTGGTGGCGGCTCGCCACCCAGGCGGCGACGGAAGTGGGGCCAGCGCTGTTTTGCAGCCTGCTGATCATCACGCTGTCGTTTATCCCGGTGTTCTCGCTGGAAGCGCAGGAAGGCCGCATGTTCTCGCCGCTGGCGTTCACCAAAACCTACGCGATGGCGGTGTCCGCCGGTCTGGGGATCACGCTGGTGCCGGTGCTGATGGGCTATTTCGTGCGCGGCCGGATTCCCGACGAGCAGACCAATCCCCTCAACCGCTGGCTGATCGCCCTGTACCAGCCGGTGTTACGGCAGGTGCTGCGGTTTCCCAAAACCACGCTGGTCGTTTCACTGGCGCTGCTGGCGCTGACGCTGTTCCCGCTTGCCCGCCTCGGCAGCGAATTCATGCCGCCGCTGGACGAAGGCGACCTGCTGTATATGCCGTCCACGCTACCCGGCATTTCGCCGCGCGAAGCCGCACGGCTGTTGCAACAGACCGACCGGTTGATCAAAACCGTGCCGGAGGTGGATAGCGTATTCGGCAAAGCCGGCCGCGCCGACAGCGCCACCGATCCGGCGCCGCTGACCATGCTGGAAACCACCATCCGCCTGAAACCACGGGAACAATGGCGACCGGGCATGACGATGGACAAACTGATCGCCGAGTTAGACCAGACCGTCAGTATTCCCGGCATCGCCAACGTGTGGGTGCCGCCGATTCGCAACCGGCTCGACATGCTGGCGACCGGCATCAAAAGCCCGGTCGGCATCAAGGTCAACGGCGACAACCTGCATGACATCGAACAGGTGGCGGCGCAGATCGAGCAAGTGGTGAAGCGAGTGCCCGGCGTGACGTCGGCGCTGGCGGAACGGCTGGCGGGCGGGCGCTACATCGATATCGACATCGACCGGGTGCGGGCCGCCCGCTATGGCGTGTCGGTGCAGGAATTGCAGTCGATGGTCGCTACCCTGATCGGCGGGGAAAACATCGGCGAAACGCTGGAGGGCCGCCAGCGTTACCCGATCAACGTGCGTTACCCGCGGGAAATCCGCGACTCGGTAGACGCGGTGAAAAATCTGCCGGTGGTGACGCAAGGCGGCGCGCGCCTGACGCTGTCCGATCTGGCCGACGTGCGCGTCAGCGAAGGGCCGCCGATGCTAAAAAGCGAAAACGGCCGCCTGTCCGACTGGATTTATGTCGACCTGCGCGGGCGCGACCTGAAATCCGCCGTGGAAGATATGCAGCGTCAGGTGGCGCAGCAGGTCACGCTGCCGCAGGGGGTATCGGTGAGTTGGTCCGGCCAGTTTGAGTACCTGGAGCGGGCCACGGAAACCATGAAGCTGGTGGTGCCCTTCACCCTGCTGATTATTTTCATCCTGCTGTACGTGACTTTCGGCCAGATCAAAGACGCGCTGCTGATTATGGGTACACTACCGTTTGCGCTGATCGGCGGCGTCTGGCTGTTGTATCTGCTCGGCTATAATTTATCTGTCGCCGGTGCGGTGGGGTTCATCGCGCTGGCCGGGGTAGCGGCGGAGTTTGGCGTGATCATGTTGCTGTACCTGAATCACGCGGTGGAAAAACATCGCCAGCCGGGACAACCGTTGACCGACGATCAGTTGACGGCCGCCATTCGCGAAGGCGCGGTGTTGCGCGTGCGTCCGAAAATGATGACCGTCGCCACCATCATGGCCGGGTTGTTGCCGATCATGTGGGGCGGCGGCACGGGTTCGGAAATCATGCAGCGCATCGCGGCACCAATGGTCGGCGGCATGGTCAGCGCGCCGCTGCTGTCGATGCTGGTGATTCCGGCGCTGTTTTTGTTGCTCCATCGCAATACGGTGGAGAAACACACAAGCTGA
- a CDS encoding efflux RND transporter periplasmic adaptor subunit, with product MNRTFTVSLIAVALAAAAVGYSVSYYSGSRATGTTTHAAAATPDANGGRKVLYWYDPMVPDKRFDQPGKSPFMDMPLTPRYADEVQDNGGVTVSPRQQQNLGVRTAKAERRELQPHATGYGTVALNERTLRTLVAPSGGVVEQLGVNAVQQPVQKGQMLAVLWNPTWAAAQQEYLAVRQLGDAELSQAARQKLALMFMPESVIRQVERSGKPQPRLTITAPENGYINRLDVRTGAQLTPAQPLFELASLDPVWVEVEYPAAQAAALHIGDEMLAVSDSWPGDTFRGRVAELLPQLDSATRTLKARVVLDNRQQRLKPGMYLTVKLAAGVARQALMVPQQALLVSSRQNRVLLNDGQGYFTPRPVDVGVIQDGWAEIRSGLNEGDSVVISGQFLIDSEASLRSALTSFSDAPQNQSPAATPAPVGDYQTRGVIKAINGKQVTLAHDAVPALDWPPMTMDFTFDGDALPATLQPGMTVTFRFRLDDNGARLLAIQPVAAAAHGGHL from the coding sequence ATGAACCGAACTTTTACTGTCAGTCTGATTGCCGTGGCGCTGGCGGCCGCAGCAGTTGGTTACTCAGTTAGTTATTACAGCGGCAGCCGCGCCACCGGCACGACGACGCATGCCGCCGCCGCGACGCCCGACGCCAACGGCGGGCGTAAGGTCCTCTATTGGTATGACCCGATGGTGCCGGACAAGCGCTTCGATCAACCCGGCAAATCGCCGTTTATGGATATGCCGCTGACGCCGCGCTACGCCGATGAGGTGCAGGATAACGGCGGCGTGACGGTCAGTCCGCGCCAGCAACAGAATCTCGGCGTGCGCACCGCCAAAGCCGAACGCCGCGAACTGCAACCGCACGCTACCGGTTACGGTACCGTGGCGCTCAATGAGCGCACCCTGCGCACGCTGGTCGCCCCCAGCGGCGGCGTGGTGGAGCAACTCGGCGTCAACGCGGTACAACAGCCGGTGCAAAAAGGCCAGATGCTGGCGGTACTGTGGAACCCAACCTGGGCGGCAGCCCAGCAGGAGTATCTGGCGGTACGCCAGTTGGGGGACGCGGAGCTAAGTCAGGCCGCACGACAAAAACTGGCGCTGATGTTCATGCCGGAAAGCGTGATCCGTCAGGTGGAACGCAGCGGCAAACCGCAACCCCGGCTAACCATCACCGCACCGGAGAACGGCTACATCAACCGGCTGGATGTCCGTACCGGCGCCCAGTTGACGCCTGCGCAACCGCTGTTTGAGCTGGCCAGTCTCGACCCGGTGTGGGTTGAGGTGGAGTATCCGGCGGCACAGGCGGCGGCGTTGCATATCGGCGATGAGATGCTCGCCGTTAGCGATAGCTGGCCGGGCGACACCTTTCGCGGGCGCGTTGCCGAACTGCTGCCGCAACTCGACAGCGCCACCCGCACGCTGAAAGCCCGCGTAGTACTGGACAACCGGCAACAGCGCCTCAAACCCGGCATGTACCTGACGGTGAAGCTTGCCGCCGGCGTCGCCCGTCAGGCGCTGATGGTTCCTCAACAGGCGCTGTTGGTCAGCAGCCGGCAGAACCGGGTATTGCTGAACGACGGTCAGGGCTATTTCACGCCGCGCCCGGTTGACGTCGGCGTCATTCAGGACGGCTGGGCGGAAATCCGCTCGGGTCTTAACGAGGGCGATAGTGTGGTGATCTCCGGTCAGTTCCTGATCGACTCCGAAGCCAGCCTGCGCAGCGCGTTGACCTCGTTCAGCGACGCACCGCAGAACCAGAGCCCGGCCGCCACGCCCGCCCCCGTCGGCGACTACCAGACCAGAGGAGTCATCAAGGCCATCAACGGCAAGCAGGTGACCCTCGCCCACGACGCGGTGCCGGCGCTGGACTGGCCGCCGATGACCATGGATTTCACCTTCGACGGCGACGCGCTGCCAGCGACGCTCCAGCCCGGCATGACGGTGACATTTCGGTTCCGGCTGGATGACAACGGCGCGCGGCTGCTGGCTATCCAGCCTGTCGCCGCGGCGGCTCACGGAGGTCACCTATGA
- a CDS encoding TolC family protein: MHIRKFRASRAWLAMLLWLPAASFAAALDLDGALQAAEQYSADLSANQHRMNALQNMADSATQLPDPQLKYGIENVPLGGNNTRRLTREGMTMQRIGIMQTYVSATKRERKAQTIQAEADTVRGNSEALRAQLQRDTAQAWLELALSRQILQEVNALVQESQRQIAVQKAGVAAGGESTRVLDARLTFSAMQDRLADATRDAAIAQARLTRLTGVADVATQGPLPRFERLPADPAVLYAAIAQHPEIAEAEQETRLAQARAAQSAVAAIPDVGVEVYYGRRGNSFDDMAGFEISMDLPLFQSRRQDKDHAADVARSMEARDRVALAQREHRVQLDTLLAQYQAAQSRWRRQNDEVLPLQQQRIRLLQSQYQSGGSDLAGVLEARRALLDSRIAAQNAARDMATLWAALRYLTPQGTAAK, translated from the coding sequence ATGCACATACGCAAGTTCCGCGCTTCACGCGCGTGGCTGGCGATGTTGTTGTGGCTGCCTGCCGCGTCATTCGCGGCAGCACTGGATCTGGATGGCGCGCTACAGGCGGCGGAGCAGTACTCCGCCGACCTGTCAGCCAACCAGCACCGGATGAACGCGCTGCAAAACATGGCCGATTCCGCCACACAACTACCGGACCCTCAACTGAAATACGGCATCGAAAACGTACCGCTCGGCGGCAACAACACCCGGCGCCTGACGCGCGAAGGCATGACCATGCAACGCATCGGCATCATGCAGACGTATGTCAGCGCCACCAAGCGCGAACGTAAGGCGCAAACCATTCAGGCGGAAGCCGACACGGTACGCGGCAACAGCGAAGCCCTGCGCGCCCAGTTGCAACGCGATACCGCCCAGGCCTGGCTGGAACTGGCGCTTTCCCGCCAGATACTGCAGGAAGTCAACGCGCTGGTGCAGGAAAGCCAGCGACAGATTGCCGTTCAGAAAGCCGGCGTGGCGGCCGGCGGCGAGTCGACCCGGGTGCTGGACGCCCGGCTGACGTTCTCCGCCATGCAGGATCGGCTGGCGGACGCCACCCGTGATGCGGCCATCGCGCAAGCGCGGCTGACCCGGCTGACCGGCGTCGCCGATGTCGCCACGCAGGGGCCGCTGCCCCGTTTCGAACGTCTGCCCGCCGACCCGGCGGTGCTGTACGCCGCCATCGCCCAGCATCCGGAAATCGCCGAGGCCGAGCAGGAAACCCGGCTGGCGCAGGCACGAGCCGCCCAGTCAGCGGTAGCGGCGATCCCGGATGTCGGCGTCGAGGTCTACTACGGCCGCCGCGGTAATAGCTTCGATGATATGGCGGGCTTCGAAATCAGCATGGACCTGCCGTTGTTCCAGTCCAGGCGGCAGGACAAGGATCACGCCGCCGATGTGGCGCGCAGCATGGAAGCCCGCGATCGGGTCGCGCTCGCCCAGCGGGAGCACCGGGTGCAACTCGACACCCTGCTGGCGCAGTATCAGGCGGCGCAGTCACGCTGGCGTCGCCAGAACGACGAGGTGTTGCCGTTGCAGCAACAGCGCATCCGGCTGCTGCAAAGCCAGTATCAGAGCGGCGGCAGCGATTTGGCCGGCGTGCTGGAAGCCCGTCGCGCGCTGCTGGACAGCCGCATCGCCGCGCAGAACGCCGCCCGTGACATGGCGACGCTGTGGGCCGCCCTCCGCTACCTGACGCCACAAGGAACCGCCGCAAAATGA
- the galK gene encoding galactokinase gives MTLSARTQAVFQQQFGYPATLTVQAPGRVNLIGEHTDYNDGFVLPCAINYSTTISAAPRDDRQIRVIAVDYDNQQDLFSLDAPIEHHPQWQWANYVRGVIKHLKTRSDAFGGADLVISGDVPQGAGLSSSASLEVAVGKAIQALYQLPLDNVALALNGQEAENQFVGCNCGIMDQMISAQGKRGHALLIDCRSLETRAVSMPDNVAVMIINSNVKRGLVDSEYNTRRQQCEAAARHFQVKALRDVSEADFAAKVDGLDEVVARRARHIITENARTLAAADALTRGDLRQMGELMAASHASMRDDFAITVPPIDTLVDIVKAVIGDEGGVRMTGGGFGGCIVALIPQQHVTAVQNAVMRDYPAKTGLQPTCYVCQASPGAGYVE, from the coding sequence ATGACCTTATCAGCACGCACCCAGGCGGTTTTCCAGCAGCAGTTCGGTTACCCGGCGACGCTTACCGTGCAGGCGCCGGGCCGGGTCAACCTGATAGGGGAACACACCGACTACAATGATGGCTTTGTGCTGCCGTGCGCCATCAACTATTCGACCACCATCAGCGCCGCACCGCGCGATGACCGGCAAATCCGCGTCATCGCGGTGGACTACGACAACCAGCAGGATCTGTTTTCGCTGGATGCGCCGATCGAACATCATCCGCAATGGCAGTGGGCGAATTATGTCCGCGGCGTGATCAAGCATCTGAAAACACGCAGCGATGCCTTTGGCGGCGCGGATCTGGTGATCAGCGGCGACGTACCGCAGGGCGCGGGTCTGAGTTCGTCGGCGTCGCTGGAAGTGGCGGTCGGCAAGGCGATTCAGGCGCTGTACCAGCTACCGCTGGACAATGTGGCGCTGGCGCTCAACGGTCAGGAAGCGGAAAACCAGTTCGTCGGCTGCAACTGCGGCATCATGGACCAGATGATTTCGGCGCAGGGCAAGCGCGGTCATGCGCTGTTGATTGACTGCCGTTCGCTGGAAACGCGCGCGGTGTCCATGCCGGACAACGTGGCGGTGATGATCATCAACTCCAACGTCAAACGCGGTCTGGTGGACAGCGAATACAATACCCGCCGCCAGCAGTGCGAAGCGGCGGCGCGTCATTTTCAGGTCAAGGCGCTGCGTGACGTCAGCGAAGCGGATTTCGCCGCCAAAGTCGATGGACTGGATGAAGTGGTGGCCCGTCGCGCCCGCCATATCATTACCGAGAACGCCCGTACCCTGGCGGCGGCCGACGCGCTGACGCGCGGCGATCTGCGCCAGATGGGCGAACTGATGGCCGCCTCCCATGCGTCGATGCGGGATGACTTCGCAATCACCGTGCCGCCCATCGACACGCTGGTAGACATTGTCAAAGCCGTGATCGGCGACGAAGGCGGCGTGCGCATGACCGGCGGTGGATTTGGTGGCTGTATCGTGGCGTTGATCCCACAACAGCACGTGACAGCGGTGCAAAATGCCGTGATGCGGGACTATCCGGCAAAAACCGGATTGCAACCCACCTGTTACGTCTGTCAGGCCTCGCCAGGAGCCGGTTATGTCGAATGA
- a CDS encoding copper-binding protein, with amino-acid sequence MRMLSVAIATLLFSAPLLAEQNQTHTMTGEMGNMSHTMPGGMNHDMSSMTADAAPVYRTTGTVKQWNASGVTLAHAAVPALRWPAMTMNFRLPANNHWTPLPQGSAVSFSFVQSADGYTLTDIKPQQN; translated from the coding sequence ATGCGTATGCTTTCCGTGGCTATCGCCACCCTGCTGTTTTCCGCCCCATTGCTGGCTGAACAAAATCAGACTCACACCATGACCGGCGAGATGGGCAACATGTCCCATACCATGCCAGGCGGGATGAATCACGACATGTCGTCCATGACCGCCGACGCCGCCCCGGTTTACCGCACCACCGGCACAGTCAAACAATGGAACGCCAGCGGCGTTACCCTGGCGCACGCCGCCGTCCCCGCGCTTCGCTGGCCGGCCATGACCATGAACTTCCGTCTGCCCGCGAACAATCACTGGACGCCGCTGCCCCAGGGCAGCGCGGTCAGCTTCAGCTTCGTGCAAAGCGCGGACGGCTACACCCTGACGGATATCAAACCGCAGCAAAACTAA
- the galM gene encoding galactose-1-epimerase — MSNDPVEPRASQTALAPDGQPFQLTVLQNRHGTRVTLMDWGATWLSCQLPLPGGATREVLLGCAPEQYPHQAAYLGASVGRYANRIANAALRQGDALIRLHANQGVHQLHGGPDGFHARRWQILQQSDDQVIYQLHSPDGDQGFPGALTAQVSYQLTDQNALDIEYQAEVDQPCPVCLTNHAYFNLDGAPTDVRHHQLQLMADYYLPVNQDGIPGDALRDVTDGSFDFRQPKTLLQDFLADADQQAVRGYDHAFLLHRTGGSGESPAASLWSADGKVQMRVYTSAPALQLYSGNFLAGTPSRDGTPYANYAGLALESEFLPDSPNHPDWPQPDCWLKPGKRYRSLTRYAFIVSPAENPTD, encoded by the coding sequence ATGTCGAATGACCCTGTTGAACCGCGTGCGTCGCAAACGGCGCTCGCCCCGGATGGTCAGCCGTTTCAGCTGACCGTACTGCAAAATCGCCACGGTACGCGGGTAACGTTGATGGATTGGGGAGCCACCTGGCTCTCCTGCCAGTTGCCGCTGCCCGGCGGCGCAACGCGTGAAGTGCTGCTGGGCTGCGCCCCCGAACAGTACCCGCATCAGGCCGCTTATCTGGGCGCGTCGGTGGGGCGCTACGCCAACCGTATCGCCAACGCCGCCCTGCGTCAGGGCGATGCGCTCATCCGCCTGCACGCCAATCAGGGCGTACATCAGTTGCATGGCGGGCCGGACGGCTTTCACGCCCGACGCTGGCAGATACTGCAACAGAGCGACGATCAGGTCATCTACCAGTTGCATTCGCCGGACGGCGATCAGGGCTTTCCCGGCGCGCTGACCGCGCAGGTCAGTTATCAGCTCACCGACCAGAATGCGCTGGACATCGAGTATCAGGCGGAAGTGGACCAGCCCTGCCCGGTGTGCCTGACCAACCATGCCTATTTCAACCTCGACGGCGCGCCGACCGACGTGCGGCATCACCAGTTGCAACTGATGGCGGATTACTATCTGCCGGTGAATCAGGACGGTATTCCCGGCGACGCGTTGCGGGACGTGACGGACGGCAGTTTCGATTTTCGTCAGCCCAAAACGCTGTTACAGGATTTTCTGGCCGATGCGGACCAGCAGGCCGTTCGTGGTTACGACCACGCTTTTCTGCTGCACCGCACCGGCGGCTCCGGCGAAAGCCCGGCCGCCAGCCTGTGGTCGGCGGACGGCAAGGTGCAGATGCGGGTGTACACCAGCGCGCCGGCATTGCAACTCTACAGCGGCAACTTTCTGGCCGGCACGCCGTCACGCGACGGCACGCCTTATGCCAACTACGCCGGGCTGGCGCTGGAAAGCGAATTTCTGCCGGACAGCCCCAATCATCCGGACTGGCCGCAACCCGACTGCTGGCTGAAACCCGGCAAGCGCTACCGCTCGCTTACCCGCTATGCGTTTATCGTCAGTCCTGCTGAAAACCCGACAGATTGA
- the galT gene encoding galactose-1-phosphate uridylyltransferase has translation MAYFDPVEHPHRRYNPLTGQWVLVSPHRAKRPWLGQQESVSSDPLPSHDPTCFLCPGNTRATGDTNPDYQDTFVFTNDFAALMTDTPEAPENSDPLMRCQSARGTSRVICFSPDHSKTLPELSLGALEQVVATWQQQSAELGQTYPWVQVFENKGAAMGCSNPHPHGQIWANDFLPNEAEREDRLQRDYFQQYGSPLLVDYLQRELQDGARHVVETEHWLAVVPYWAAWPFETLLLPKAHTLRLPDVTAEQRQDLALALKKLTSRYDNLFQTSFPYSMGWHGAPFTDGDHPHWQLHAHFYPPLLRSATVRKFMVGYEMLAETQRDLTAEQAAERLRAVSDIHYRDSGVQA, from the coding sequence ATGGCGTATTTTGACCCCGTTGAACATCCGCATCGTCGCTACAACCCGCTGACCGGTCAGTGGGTGCTGGTATCGCCGCACCGCGCCAAACGTCCGTGGCTGGGGCAGCAGGAAAGCGTGTCGTCCGACCCGCTGCCGTCGCATGACCCAACCTGTTTCCTTTGCCCCGGCAACACGCGGGCGACCGGAGATACCAACCCTGACTATCAGGACACTTTTGTTTTCACCAACGATTTCGCCGCGCTGATGACCGACACCCCGGAAGCGCCGGAAAATAGCGATCCGCTGATGCGCTGCCAGAGCGCACGCGGCACCAGCCGGGTGATCTGCTTTTCGCCGGACCACAGCAAAACCCTGCCGGAACTGTCGCTCGGCGCGCTGGAACAGGTGGTCGCCACCTGGCAACAGCAGAGCGCCGAACTGGGGCAAACGTACCCGTGGGTGCAGGTATTCGAAAACAAAGGCGCGGCGATGGGCTGTTCCAACCCGCATCCGCACGGCCAGATCTGGGCCAATGATTTTCTGCCCAACGAAGCGGAACGGGAAGACCGGCTGCAACGCGACTATTTTCAGCAGTACGGCTCGCCGTTGCTGGTGGATTACCTGCAACGCGAATTGCAGGACGGCGCGCGCCATGTGGTGGAAACCGAGCACTGGCTGGCGGTGGTGCCCTACTGGGCGGCCTGGCCGTTTGAAACGCTGCTGCTGCCCAAAGCCCACACCCTGCGCCTGCCGGACGTCACCGCGGAACAGCGTCAGGATCTGGCGCTGGCGTTGAAGAAGCTCACCAGCCGCTACGACAACCTGTTCCAGACCTCGTTCCCCTACTCGATGGGCTGGCACGGCGCGCCGTTTACCGACGGCGATCACCCGCATTGGCAGTTGCACGCGCATTTTTATCCGCCGCTGTTGCGTTCCGCCACAGTGCGCAAATTCATGGTGGGCTACGAAATGCTGGCGGAAACCCAGCGCGATTTGACCGCCGAGCAGGCCGCGGAACGGCTACGTGCCGTCAGCGACATTCATTACCGTGATTCAGGAGTTCAGGCATGA